Sequence from the Platichthys flesus chromosome 2, fPlaFle2.1, whole genome shotgun sequence genome:
CATCAATGGTCAGTATGCAGTGTTAAGTGTTTGTCATGTGTTCAAAGCACTGTTTGGTATGCATCCAGACACCGTCACTGTTGATAATAATATGTGatatatatcttttatcttctgGGGCATGAACGAAGGAATGCAAGCAAGTGGATGGAAATTCAATCACATATCGGTGTAGACTAacctctctttgcttttcttggGAATCTGCCTCACTTTCTTCTCACCAGGCAAGTTCCCAGCTTTCTGCTTTACTTCGTCGTTCACTTTCTTCTCGGGCTGAGCGGTGCTACTGGACGATTCCTCTGTGCTCAGGCTTTTGGAGGATTTAAAAGGGTCCACAGAGTCATCAAATGTGTCTGGGTCGAAGCTGTAAGACCCCTTAGGGAGCACAGGAGAGCCGCTCGTGTTGTTGTTACTGCCAAACGGATTGAAGTTCGGGTCATCCCACTGGTTGGGATCAAAGTTATAAGTTCCTGATTTAGGAATAGGAATGTCGTCAAGGTTCAATGGGGCGGCAGAGTCTGAAGCTGGCAAAGAAGTTTCTGTGGGAGGATCTGAAACTGGTTCCGACATTACCTGGGAAATTGATTCtagttctggttctggttgaGGGACTGGTTCTGGCTCTGTGGGTTCTGGTGCAGGTTTGCTGGAAGCCTCTTGTCTTTTTGGCCTCTGCTTCTTAGCTGTGAGTTTACTGATTGTCTTTTTCCCACCTAATTTCCTCGGAGGTGGTTTACTGACTGGCCCCTCATCCAGAGCGAACTCCAGAATCACAGGTTTTGTCTCAGGTGAGGCTTCCATCGTCTGTGCTTCTGATGCTGAGCTGTCCttgcaaacaggaaatgagcTACCAGGTTGCTCAAGTCTCGGTAGAGAGTCTGGACTGCATGGGGGAGGAGAGTTTTGGATTTTTGGTCCACCACTGGTAAAAGGGTTAAAGCTCACATCCTGCTGGGTAGGGTCAAAGTTGTATGTGGCATTGGGAACAGGAAGTTCTTGTTCCTCATTTGATTGTCCAAGCTCGTCCAGCGAAACCTTCATCCTCAGGGCCGGAGGCTTAGATTTGCTGGTTTTAGTCTTTCGAATGGGCTCCGTCTGCTTCGGGAGACCATTGCACTCTGGTTCTGAAACAGTAAAAGGTTTTTCCTCAGGGCGATTCAGAGTTTGGCTGGGTGCAGGTTCACTGCTCTGCACTGAGTCCTGGTCCGGTGCTGGGGCAAAAGCAAGGACTCGAGCTGGGGCTGAGATTTGGGAAGGTGCTGGGGCTAAGATTGGGGCAGGAGCTGGGGCTGTGATTGGGGCAGGAGCTAAAGTTAAGATTTTGGCAAGAGCTGTGGCTGTGATTGGGGCAGGAGCTAGGGTTGGGGCTACGGCTACGATCGGGGCTGGAGCTGGGTCTGAGATTGGGGCAAAAGCTGGGGCCGGGGCTGAGATAAAGGCTGGGACTGAGATCGGGGCTGTGGCTGAGATTGGGGGTGGGGTTGAGATTGGGGCAGGTGCTTGGGCTGGGGCTGAGATTGGGGCAGGAGCTGGGGCTGAGATTGGGGCTGGGGCTGAGATTTGGGCAGGAGCTGGGGCTGGTGCTGAGATTGGAGCTGGGGCTGAGATTGGGGCTGAGATTGGGGCTGAGGTTGATATTAGGGCAGCAGTTTGAGCGGGAGCCAGATCAAGGACAGGGTCTGCATGTAGGATGGGTTCTGTGTCCCGGGATGCCTCAGAGGAAGACACTGTGCATTCGGCCTGCTGAGGAGTTTCCTTCACTGAGGAGGAATCAGGGACAAGCATGGAGCCCAGAGCATCTtcaattttttcttcttctagtgtctgcatgtttatTTCCAGTGGGCCCCCCATGGGGACCACAGGCTCATCCTGACCCATGTTGTGTCTAAGAAAACTGTTCTGATCGTCAACCGGAGCTGTCACTATCAGGTGCTCGTCCTGATCCAAGTCTGaagaagaaatgagagaaaggaaaaaaacagaattaaccctgaaaataaaaacatgaaaaccctTCAGCTGCAAGCAGCAACCTGTCCAATCAGAACATAAACTCTGATGGAAGTGATATCGGATTGGCTCCCTGAAAGCAGGTTACTAGCCAGCCAACTGCTCCACTAGCtgctgttgccatggcgacGTCTTACTATGAAGGCCGTCACATACCAAGAAGAACATTGGAAAATACAACATAAATAGCTCTATTTACTGTGTTGTATACTGAGGACAGCAGGAACATTGGCTATGATAGTGTAATAATTACCTCCAGGGCTCCTTCTGACACATCAACATATTTCAGTGTGCCCGTCATACCCGCCATATTCATGTAATGTTATGTTGCTAAGAGACTAGCTCTGCCTGCTGTGTTTCTACCTACTTCTACACACATTAGCATGTCTCCCTGAGTGTCATTTTCAAAGTGCTCCTTCCGTCTGACATGCCCATGCAAACACGTCCTCATCTGTATCCACAGTCTATACAATGTTGGTTAAAGAGGTCGTTTGGGCAGAACACGTCACTGCAAAGATTAAACTAACTCAGCTGCAAAATACACTGATCCCAAGGTCTAATTTACCTATTAAAGCATTGTTTTGCACCATTTTGTAAAGATTTTGTCTGCACAAAAAGTGTAACCTATATCTATTCATAGTagcagatttgttttctttgaaatgAGAAATATCAAGCATCCCGCTGTTCACATAATCAGGTTTTATGTTATGGGACTTTTTGTCACATGGTCTTCCACCgtctattaaatatttataaagtgCCATCATGTGTAGACTGATTCTGATGCATTGATGAGGACTTTGGATGAGCAGAGACGCAGAGATCACCATGTTTATATCCGAAAGAAGTTTATAGTGTCACTTCAGCTCTTGGCTGCCAGGATtcgaacctcctcctcctccaacagctGCAGGGTTAGGGATGTTTGTGGTTACAACAAACATGAACGCCTTCCTCTCTCTGTATCCTGCCTGACCTGCGCAACATACACTTTTGTAAAATGTCGCTGGAGCTGTTTTACCAGAAGATTTTaactcagcagcttcactttcAAGCTCGAAGACTTGATGGCTTCAGCCTGATAACGGTCTTTGTTCGGTCACTCCCCTCACAGTGACCTCTATCAGTGACCAACACAAAGCAGGGCCAACCAAAGCTTTTGTTGAACCTGTTGAATTCCAGAGCAAAGGCCATTCCCACACTCTGCTGCTAACTCCTGCTGTTAGCATTTAACTGACAGTGACAGTGCTTCTGCCATCAACACATCCAAAACCCACCCAAAATTCCTACTCAGTGTGCATACCAGTTTGCATACCAACATGCAGGACAGCTTAACTATCAGGTAACCTCAGGTATCTGTTATCAAGCATTGTGCATTTGATTAATACATAGGAGGTGTGAGTGCTTCTTTGACTGGTTATGAGTAACTGAGCTTCTTATTGAAGCTGAAACGTAGTCTGTAGGTACATTCCTGAGACAGCACACTGCATATGTATCCAATTACTGGGGCATGGTAAACTTGAAACACCGTGTGCACAGTTCACAAACGGTAGTGGAGGTCATATATGCAaagattttaacatttaaagacacatttataaataatttatatttaattattcatttaaatgtatatattcagAAACATGTTCTCATTGTCTAACGCTACAGACCAATACATTCACACATGTGAAGTCTGAGCCTTTTGTGAGTGACATGTGTCTATTCTGCTCAACATGTGCCATGTTAATGAGAACCTGCAGCCATCTGAGGTGTTACTGTAGCGTCTTGGACATCTTACGTCagcagtctgtctgtctttacaGTTGATTTACTCAGCAGTGGCCTCACCTGTTTTCTCtgcatcagtgttgttgttctcCAGCTCGCCCAGGATGGTTGCAGGCACGTGGACAGGAGTTGCAGCTTCAGGGGTGCCAAAATTCCCCTCTGAGTCAGAGCTGTGGCAGtcagagagagtcagagagttaGAGCGTGAACTTTCCTAACGTTCatgagatgagagaggaggacagaaaaatCCTTACATAACTGAGGAATCACATTACAATACTGAGAACACAGGGTGCACTAAATCTGCTGATCCCCAAAAGCAAAAGTGTGAATTGACTGAACTGTAACAGACCTGCATAGACAGAAATGCACAAAATGCATTTGCACAAAATGCTTCTGACCctgaaatggaaatgtgtgtttatctgtgaaCCCTCATCAAAGGCTGCAATCCAGATGTTCCCCTTGTCACAGAGTTTCATTAGAATAGAGACATGAGGAGGTCAAACTGTCCAGTATTCAATCAACAATCAGAGAAAAGTCATAAAATACAATCGTTCAAGTCTACATAATTATCTTTCTAAATATCTTCCTAACATGACGCCTCATAACAATCAACATGTTTTGCATGTGAACCAGAAACATATTGAATGTAGTAAAACACACAATTGAATGTGTTTAGTGTCATGTATCATTCACTTCATGTCAGCAACGGGGAGACAGTAAAATAAAGTTGaagtaaaagagaaagaggaagtagGACGGCCTTTTCCTGTTCCACTGAAAGCAACATGCAGCATGATTTATAACATTCTAGAAAAGAGtgattgtttaattttaaataaagatctGAGTATTGCCTGGGAAAACAgtttgtaatatatatatatatatatatatatattctcagTCTTTTCCGTGCCgatttcattatttcaacatTAGTGCAATGGCTTTAACTTCAGGAAGCAACATCACACATGTTGACGTTACTCTGGTTGTATAACAACTGATTAACAAGAGAGTCAACATGGATTCTGATATTTGACTTCACACAGCagtcaatcaataaaatgtgtttaaagagTGAGCACAAAAGAAGTAGAGCAACAATGCCCAGGATGATAATGGGATCaggaaaagagacacacacgaAACAGTTTCTGGAGCATGTGTCACCTTTGTGTTTCCAGTGATTACATCATTAAATTGTAATGTACCTGACTGGTACCTGACTggggtgtgtgttgtttctgtcaaaGCAACAGAAATGTACCACCtgagaaaaacattaattttaaACACTATCAGAGTATAAAGACCAACCAAACCACAACGTGtgtgtcaacacaacacaacacacacgtctTTCTCTGTCAATCTCATCTCTGAGACTCCTCACCCTGACAGGTGAGcatagaaacacacatgcagaaatgTCCCCTCTTGTGGGAGAACCCACAGTGTCAGTGGTTCCCTGGGCCCCAGCAAAACACTTGCCTGAAGCCTTGAGatctttcatcctcctctctttcctcccctctctctccacgtTGCTCGCTGGCctccccctcttcatcctcccctTCTCCCCCTCGCACCGCCGTCCACGTCCATTTGGCCCATGACACAGGTGACAGCCACGACATCACTCCTCAGTCCTCTGGGTGGGATCCTCCACCCACTGTCGACTCACTGATGGGTTTTCTTGAAATCAAGAACGGTACTGGTTGTCCTTTTCTACGTGTTTCCTCCTCAGATTTCCACCCTGCTGCCAGTTGGCTCTCACATCTTCCCACAGAGCTCCCTTCTTCACATGAGTTTCCCATGAAAGGAAGGagataattatttttcctttttgtattttctcaaaaagACTTCCTCTGCGTTCTCTTCTCTTATTTTCCCAAGTGAcagtccctctcctcctcctctcttcctctgtggcaGAATACCACAGGTCTGATCAGCTGGTTTCCAAAGTgctgctctcactctcttctcttctctacCCCCTCCAACCGCTCGTTCCATATCAGGCTGCTCCACTGACAGGCAATGCAGAGGGGGGAAGGCAGGGATCTTGAACGCAGCTTCTCTGCACTGAGCCGAATGAGTTCCCCTGTGGTTGGAGATTGGTATCTCCCTGTCAGGCTGCTCTTCTGCTCTGAGGCAGACGGAGGgagtcagaaaacaaacacaggaggaggaggagaaggaggaggaggaggagttgtaTGATTGGGTCTCCACATTTTACAGTCCAAAGAGAGGTTAGGAATGTGGGGCTGGATTTTCAAAAGCCCCCGTTGCCCCCCCAGGCTTTTAAGCGGTTATCTGTCTCTCCCATCCAGTGGCAGGCAGGCATGCATGACCACGAGAACCTGTTCTGTTGGACAGCCTCAGGTGATCTACCTGAAATTAGTATGAGGTATAGCCTCAGCCTATAGCACTAAACTTCAAAGGCAACAATGGACTTCAATGCACTCATTAGCATCAGGTAAAACCCCATTATTGTTTCTGACAGGGGTACATCGTGAAGACAATTGTGCAGTTAGACAGAATGACATCTCTCATGATGTGTCTGAAACGCCTGAACAGCGTGAGAAGCAGTTTTCTACTTAACTATAGCTGCTTTACATGAAAAAAAGCTCTTAAATGTGTGTCAGCAGAGGATTCATCATGTTGACATATGAAGGCTAAACACGTCATGGAAAAGGACtctttaaataatcataatcacAACCTCTTCTTCAAATGTGATATGTCTTTAAGTAAGAGCCAATTAGCAGGAGTTATCGAATCTGCCACTCACCTCTTTGATATATGAGTTTTTAAAGCCGTTATGAAACACATATGAGAGGAGAGTGAATGCAGCTTCTGTCCTTATTATATTGGTTCACTTACCCCCCCATCCCAAGTCCATCCTAAAGCAATACTCACAATATGTACACTGACAGAATTATGGCTCTCTACAGTTTGTCCTGCTGTTCATACTTGCTGAAATGTAATCCCCCAGAAACGCTTTCTCACCGTAACTTCTCCCAAGAAAAAGCAAAATGAGGCTTTAGCAGCTGCAGTTATTTATGGGAATATTACAGAGTTACACTGTTATTATCAGAAGTGAACTTTTTGTCATCGTGCCTAGCCTGTACAAGGACAAACTATGCATGGAAACAGACGGGGGGGAATTCTGCTCCAATTTGACTCTTACTTTGGAGAATCCTACCGCTTCGGCTATTTACAATTTACTGAGCCTAACGTTAGCTTCAGCTCAATAAATTAATGACTGTGAAAGACTGTGAAGTTAGACCTACAAAACAATGAAGCAGATGTATCAGCCGAAGATATATCAGTATGTTGACTGACATGTAACAAAGAATATGTAGAAACAACAAACCAGGAATCTCGCCACGTATctttcatgaaaaacatcagtttCATAGTTTCTTTGGTATATTATATGTCTATGttacaaaatatattattattggaCAATGCAttgtttgttatattttaaCTTGTATATAACAATATCAGTATCAGCCCATTCACCAACAGGAATATACTGTACATTGTCTTCATTATCTGTAGTGTAAGGAATAATTACAGTCACTATAAACTCTTGCATTGTAAACGTTTAAAAGTGAATGTTTCATTATGGTAGAAAATATGACTGTATCCTTTCATTTGCAGATGGATGAGGAAACAGACAAACCcatggaaaagagaaagaaggattTAAGATACACGCATAGTATTAAGGAGATCAGTCAAAAGCCATGTTTGCAGCAGTGTTTGTATAGCAATTTAGTTACTTTAAaatcagtgttgtttttctagTCCACCTGTATAGTACATGATCTGATGTTTTTGTTTCGCGATTCTTGACGTATAATATGACAAAACATCTTCTGTGCATTTCTTTCAATTATCGACCTCCATTGCCAGAAAGTCAAAGGTTTGGCTCGACCATGCAGCAGCCAAACTCCTCCCAAATTCTCACCCAGCAACAGAGACACACGTGCCTCAGTCGGCCTCACAGTTTCCACATCAGAGCACAAAAGGGGGGAGTGTGTCCACTGCCCATTGCCTGTGGAATATGTGAACTAATCATGTCCAGGTACTAGTAAAGTAGTAGTTTAAAAGATTTTCCTCAGTGCACAAGGATCCGTCTGCGCCTTTATTCTGAGAAGTTAGTTTCTCTTTATTATCTGTAAACAATGATCTCACAAAAGCAGCAGGATTCTCTCTTTTTGAAGTTACTGAGACACAGCTGAAATGTTCATAGGCTCAGGCTTATCAGAACAAAGGATTATCTGTGTTTAAACTGGTCAATAATTCATGATCAATATTTGGATCATACAGTATGTGATTAATAAGTCACAACACATGACAAACCTTATATGGTTTTCACATCTGTGGAGGGTTTTTTCATCAATATGTTGATGTCTGAAAGCGGAAAGAACATTTAAGACTTTGTTTCCATGGACTCACTGTTCATTCCAAGTGACTCTGCAATGGAGCAGTCAGTGAAAACTCATGGTCGCCAAGGATAAGAGGGTTACATAAGAAAGCATTCCTATTACCATCCCTGACATGTAATCATAACATGTTGTTCTAAACAATGAACTAAAGCACACAGTGTTTCAGGCGTACTCAGTGAGGAAACCTTTAGGACTGGAGCTTTTCACGTCTAAAAATAAAGGGCATCATTAAACATCAGTAGGCAGCGTGAGGCAGCTGCGTGTGACTCAAGATAAAGAGACCAACCTATTCTCAAAGGCTCTATCACCACTACTACCACAGCCACCACGGCTCCTGCCAAGAAGTCTGACGCTCCACCAAAATCCAAACACAGCTCAGAAGAGCTCAGGTTTCAAACACGGTGGGAGGAACCTGAAAGGAGTTTTTTGAGAAAGTCATTAAAACgagaaggaaaaacaacctGGCCTTCCCCAACTTATTCTGGAGTTGTTCTCAAGTTCAGGCTGTTACAGTACAACTTTGACTAATGACACAAGTAGGTTTAGTTGTTTCGCCATCATGTAACAATATCTTTCAGACGGGGCTGTAATGTGGCTTCAAAGCTCAGGTGTGTCAAAGAATGCAATGATAAAATGTGCTTATACACACATAATATATTTACTCAGAGTCTACTTTATATTGCTTTAAATAGGAGTTTGCATTAAACataagtgtttttgtgtttaagaCTGCAATGAAGCAGCCATAGTATTACATAACAGCCCTTGCTCTGGAGCCTGAAATAAGTCCAGACACATGGAGAGATGGCCTGGTTTTGGCATGTGTCAGCAAACTCTCTGGAGGCATCAGACAGTCcatgttctttttgttttctttaatttttcagGATTGGAAACTAAtgaggaggaaggaagtgagTCCAAAATGTAAGCAGaagagttgtgtttgtttgaggaaCAACGGAGGGACGGCAAGGACTGGCAgagtccaacaacaacaactggttAATAGTGTAGTTTAGAGCAGTGCTCACTTC
This genomic interval carries:
- the tacc1 gene encoding transforming acidic coiled-coil-containing protein 1 isoform X2, whose translation is MGGSFSQKSSRRASSRSHNSSSISDSEGNFGTPEAATPVHVPATILGELENNNTDAEKTDLDQDEHLIVTAPVDDQNSFLRHNMGQDEPVVPMGGPLEINMQTLEEEKIEDALGSMLVPDSSSVKETPQQAECTVSSSEASRDTEPILHADPVLDLAPAQTAALISTSAPISAPISAPAPISAPAPAPAQISAPAPISAPAPAPISAPAQAPAPISTPPPISATAPISVPAFISAPAPAFAPISDPAPAPIVAVAPTLAPAPITATALAKILTLAPAPITAPAPAPILAPAPSQISAPARVLAFAPAPDQDSVQSSEPAPSQTLNRPEEKPFTVSEPECNGLPKQTEPIRKTKTSKSKPPALRMKVSLDELGQSNEEQELPVPNATYNFDPTQQDVSFNPFTSGGPKIQNSPPPCSPDSLPRLEQPGSSFPVCKDSSASEAQTMEASPETKPVILEFALDEGPVSKPPPRKLGGKKTISKLTAKKQRPKRQEASSKPAPEPTEPEPVPQPEPELESISQVMSEPVSDPPTETSLPASDSAAPLNLDDIPIPKSGTYNFDPNQWDDPNFNPFGSNNNTSGSPVLPKGSYSFDPDTFDDSVDPFKSSKSLSTEESSSSTAQPEKKVNDEVKQKAGNLPGEKKVRQIPKKSKERNSCKVQKYDESQALVLDVCNQGEDEVVVQTPEITQRVHHATDEEKLASTGFMGQTMESQEEKGEPEYTKAPVEVTDGPKTKGSDQQDEKDPCSLKEDISEICTNQTIMMRSANATDPGALNQDNLPLSEMDKAAVLTLIREEIITKEIEVNEWRRKCEESRAEVFEMRKIVAEYEKTVAQMIEDEQQQKTLSCSKSVRQLTLERDQALADLNSVERSFADLFRRYESLKGVLEGFKKNEEVLKKCAQDYLMRIKQEEQRYQTLKVHAEEKLDKANEEIAQVRGKASAEGMALSASLRMEQMKVDSLERAVLQKNQEIEELTKICDELIAKMGTD
- the tacc1 gene encoding transforming acidic coiled-coil-containing protein 1 isoform X1, whose amino-acid sequence is MSWLSPVSWAKWTWTAVRGGEGEDEEGEASEQRGERGEEREEDERSQGFSSDSEGNFGTPEAATPVHVPATILGELENNNTDAEKTDLDQDEHLIVTAPVDDQNSFLRHNMGQDEPVVPMGGPLEINMQTLEEEKIEDALGSMLVPDSSSVKETPQQAECTVSSSEASRDTEPILHADPVLDLAPAQTAALISTSAPISAPISAPAPISAPAPAPAQISAPAPISAPAPAPISAPAQAPAPISTPPPISATAPISVPAFISAPAPAFAPISDPAPAPIVAVAPTLAPAPITATALAKILTLAPAPITAPAPAPILAPAPSQISAPARVLAFAPAPDQDSVQSSEPAPSQTLNRPEEKPFTVSEPECNGLPKQTEPIRKTKTSKSKPPALRMKVSLDELGQSNEEQELPVPNATYNFDPTQQDVSFNPFTSGGPKIQNSPPPCSPDSLPRLEQPGSSFPVCKDSSASEAQTMEASPETKPVILEFALDEGPVSKPPPRKLGGKKTISKLTAKKQRPKRQEASSKPAPEPTEPEPVPQPEPELESISQVMSEPVSDPPTETSLPASDSAAPLNLDDIPIPKSGTYNFDPNQWDDPNFNPFGSNNNTSGSPVLPKGSYSFDPDTFDDSVDPFKSSKSLSTEESSSSTAQPEKKVNDEVKQKAGNLPGEKKVRQIPKKSKERNSCKVQKYDESQALVLDVCNQGEDEVVVQTPEITQRVHHATDEEKLASTGFMGQTMESQEEKGEPEYTKAPVEVTDGPKTKGSDQQDEKDPCSLKEDISEICTNQTIMMRSANATDPGALNQDNLPLSEMDKAAVLTLIREEIITKEIEVNEWRRKCEESRAEVFEMRKIVAEYEKTVAQMIEDEQQQKTLSCSKSVRQLTLERDQALADLNSVERSFADLFRRYESLKGVLEGFKKNEEVLKKCAQDYLMRIKQEEQRYQTLKVHAEEKLDKANEEIAQVRGKASAEGMALSASLRMEQMKVDSLERAVLQKNQEIEELTKICDELIAKMGTD
- the tacc1 gene encoding transforming acidic coiled-coil-containing protein 1 isoform X3; this translates as MGQDEPVVPMGGPLEINMQTLEEEKIEDALGSMLVPDSSSVKETPQQAECTVSSSEASRDTEPILHADPVLDLAPAQTAALISTSAPISAPISAPAPISAPAPAPAQISAPAPISAPAPAPISAPAQAPAPISTPPPISATAPISVPAFISAPAPAFAPISDPAPAPIVAVAPTLAPAPITATALAKILTLAPAPITAPAPAPILAPAPSQISAPARVLAFAPAPDQDSVQSSEPAPSQTLNRPEEKPFTVSEPECNGLPKQTEPIRKTKTSKSKPPALRMKVSLDELGQSNEEQELPVPNATYNFDPTQQDVSFNPFTSGGPKIQNSPPPCSPDSLPRLEQPGSSFPVCKDSSASEAQTMEASPETKPVILEFALDEGPVSKPPPRKLGGKKTISKLTAKKQRPKRQEASSKPAPEPTEPEPVPQPEPELESISQVMSEPVSDPPTETSLPASDSAAPLNLDDIPIPKSGTYNFDPNQWDDPNFNPFGSNNNTSGSPVLPKGSYSFDPDTFDDSVDPFKSSKSLSTEESSSSTAQPEKKVNDEVKQKAGNLPGEKKVRQIPKKSKERNSCKVQKYDESQALVLDVCNQGEDEVVVQTPEITQRVHHATDEEKLASTGFMGQTMESQEEKGEPEYTKAPVEVTDGPKTKGSDQQDEKDPCSLKEDISEICTNQTIMMRSANATDPGALNQDNLPLSEMDKAAVLTLIREEIITKEIEVNEWRRKCEESRAEVFEMRKIVAEYEKTVAQMIEDEQQQKTLSCSKSVRQLTLERDQALADLNSVERSFADLFRRYESLKGVLEGFKKNEEVLKKCAQDYLMRIKQEEQRYQTLKVHAEEKLDKANEEIAQVRGKASAEGMALSASLRMEQMKVDSLERAVLQKNQEIEELTKICDELIAKMGTD